A region of Culicoides brevitarsis isolate CSIRO-B50_1 chromosome 1, AGI_CSIRO_Cbre_v1, whole genome shotgun sequence DNA encodes the following proteins:
- the LOC134827797 gene encoding thialysine N-epsilon-acetyltransferase-like, with protein MNIKFTVRKTEAADLQDILDMIQELADYEEMPSGPKLKREDLLRDGAFEDNSLYKFFHSFVAEEIASDDNHTKSKIIGYSIAFFSYSKILGKTYFLEDIYVKNEYRKLGVGGMLFKENVNFALAEGCKQLNLHVLDWNNPAINFYKKLHAEDLTTEKGVQFVRFDKNRMENLMKMK; from the exons atgaatattaaatttacagTTCGCAAAACGGAAGCTGCTGATCTTCAAGATATTCTGGATATGATTCAG GAATTGGCTGACTATGAAGAAATGCCTTCGGGTCCAAAACTAAAACGTGAAGATTTATTGAGAGACGGGGCTTTTGAAGATAATTcgttgtataaattttttcatagttttgtTGCTGAAGAAATAGCATCTGATGATAACCATACGAAAAG TAAAATAATCGGATACTCCATCGCATTTTTCTCCTACTCAAAAATCCTGGGCAAAACTTATTTTCTCGAAGacatttatgtgaaaaatgaaTACCGAAAACTTGGAGTCGGTGGTATGTTATTCAAGGAAAATGTGAACTTCGCTCTTGCTGAAGGAtgcaaacaattaaatttgcatGTTCTGGACTGGAATAATccagcaataaatttttacaagaaattgcaTGCGGAAGACTTAACAACAGAAAAAGGTGTACAATTTGTGAGGTTCGATAAAAAtcgaatggaaaatttaatgaaaatgaagtaa